The following proteins are encoded in a genomic region of Toxotes jaculatrix isolate fToxJac2 chromosome 3, fToxJac2.pri, whole genome shotgun sequence:
- the uroc1 gene encoding urocanate hydratase codes for MSNLKEICSGLPLDPLPPNRGRDPSVPHAPIRTPNLTAEEERLALRNALRYFPPSHHATLAPEFAQELRQYGHIYMYRFCPTLRMRAYPIDQYPCRTRQAASIMLMIMNNLDPAVAQFPQELVTYGGNGQVFSNWAQFRLVMHYLSEMTEEQTLVMYSGHPMGLFPSLPSSPRAIITNGMVIPNYSSREQYEKMFALGVSMYGQMTAGSYCYIGPQGIVHGTMLTVLNAGRRYLGSDDLKGRVFVTSGLGGMSGAQAKAAVIAGCVGVIAEVDEAPLKKRHEQGWLMEVTNSIEHCIKRIRDARSSKTPLSLGYHGNIVDLWERLVLEYETTGELLADLGSDQTSLHNPYNGGYYPVQLSFRQANQLMSTDPNRFQTMVQKSLRRHIEAINKLSDAGMFFWDYGNAFLLEAQRAGADVKKVGGGATEFRYPSYVQHIMGDIFSLGFGPFRWVCTSGNPQDLAVTDNIAATVLEEIGATVTDRIRQQYNDNIRWIREAGKHKMVVGSQARILYSDQRGRVCIALAINQAIADGRVSAPVVISRDHHDVSGTDSPFRETSNVYDGSAFCADMAVQNFVGDAFRGATWVALHNGGGVGWGEVINGGFGLVLDGSEEAAKRAKLMLNWDVSNGVARRCWSGNSNAYETIQRTMEENRQLRVTMPYPVQDEHVLDRALQG; via the exons atgtCTAATTTAAAGGAGATTTGCAGCGGTTTACCTCTGGACCCTTTGCCACCCAACCGGGGGAGAGATCCCAGTGTGCCACATGCACCTATCCGGACCCCAAAcctcacagcagaggaggagcgg CTGGCGTTGAGAAATGCCCTGCGTtacttccctccctctcaccaTGCGACACTTGCACCCGAATTTGCTCAAGAGCTGCGGCAGTACGGGCACATCTATATGTACCGCTTCTGCCCTACGTTACGCATGAG AGCATACCCCATAGATCAGTACCCATGCCGCACACGTCAAGCAGCCTCCATAATGTTAATGATCATGAATAACCTGGACCCAGCAGTTGCTCAG tTTCCCCAGGAGCTTGTTACCTACGGTGGAAATGGACAGGTGTTTAGCAACTGGGCCCAG TTCCGTCTGGTGATGCATTACCTGAGTGAGATGACAGAAGAGCAAACTCTGGTCATGTACAGCGGCCATCCCATGGGCCTGTTCCCCAGCCTGCCTTCCTCACCACGTGCCATTATCACCAACGGCATG GTGATTCCAAATTATTCTTCCAGAGAGCAGTATGAAAAGATGTTTGCTCTCGGCGTATCAAT gtatgGTCAAATGACAGCAGGCAGCTACTGCTACATTGGACCTCAGGGGATTGTTCATGGCACTATg CTGACTGTGCTGAATGCTGGCCGGAGGTACCTGGGCTCTGATGACTTGAAGGGGCGTGTCTTTGTGACCTCTGGCCTGGGGGGCATGAGTGGAGCTCAGGCTAAAGCTGCCGTCATTGCCGGCTGTGTTGGCGTAATTGCagag GTGGATGAGGCTCCTCTGAAAAAGAGACATGAGCAGGGATGGCTGATGGAGGTCACCAACAGCATAGAGCACTGCATTAAACGCATCAG AGATGCCAGGAGCTCCAAGACTCCCCTCAGTCTgggttaccatggcaacataGTAGATTTGTG GGAGAGGCTGGTGTTGGAGTATGAGACCACCGGGGAGCTCCTGGCGGATCTGGGCTCAGACCAGACCTCCCTTCATAACCCATACAACGGAGGCTACTACCCAGTCCAGCTCAGCTTCCGCCAGGCTAACCAGCTTATGTCAACTGATCCTAACCGTTTTCAAACCATGGTCCAAAAAAG CCTCAGGAGACACATAGAGGCTATCAATAAGCTGTCTGATGCTGGTATGTTCTTTTGGGACTACGGCAACGCATTTCTCCTGGAGGCACAGAGAGCTG GAGCAGATGTCAAAAAGGTTGGCGGAGGAGCAACAGAATTTCGTTACCCTTCTTATGTACAGCACATTATGGG AGACATTTTCTCTCTGGGCTTTGGCCCATTTCGCTGGGTGTGCACGTCTGGCAATCCCCAAGATCTTGCTGTAACAGATAACATTGCTGCTACTGTCCTGGAGGAAATTGGTGCCACTGTGACTGATCGTATCAGGCAGCAGTACAATGACAACATCCGCTGGATCAGAGAGGCTGGGAAACACAAAATG GTTGTGGGATCTCAAGCCAGAATCCTCTACTCTGACCAGAGAGGAAGAGTCTGCATTGCTTTAGCGATCAACCAGGCTATCGCTGATGGAAGAGTTTCA GCTCCTGTGGTCATTAGCAGAGACCATCACGACGTTAGTGGCACAGACAGCCCCTTTAGAGAGACCTCAAATGTGTATGATGGATCTGCCTTCTGTGCTG ACATGGCGGTCCAGAACTTTGTTGGTGATGCATTCAGGGGCGCCACATGGGTAGCCCTGCACAACGGTGGTGGTGTTGGCTG GGGCGAGGTAATTAATGGAGGATTTGGTTTGGTGCTGGACGGCTCAGAGGAGGCAGCAAAGCGTGCCAAACTGATGCTCAACTGGGATGTCTCCAATGGG GTGGCTCGTCGTTGCTGGTCAGGAAACTCTAACGCCTATGAGACCATCCAGCGCACCATGGAGGAGAACAGGCAGTTGCGTGTCACCATGCCTTACCCTGTACAGGATGAACATGTGCTGGACCGTGCCCTGCAGGGCTAG
- the chchd4b gene encoding coiled-coil-helix-coiled-coil-helix domain containing 4b has product MSSVREEGKDRIIFVTKEDHETPSSAELVEEDPNDPYGERGLILPNGDINWNCPCLGGMASGPCGTEFKDAFSCFHYSKEEVKGSDCLEQFRAMQECMQRYPELYPQEDERVPQEQSSETDQTSQDSASAETSGANSTSSMEEDSDITLPNTESSVES; this is encoded by the exons ATGAGCTCGGTCAGAGAGGAAG GTAAAGACCGAATTATCTTTGTTACCAAAGAGGATCATGAAACACCCAGCAGTGCTGAGCTTGTAGAGGAAGATCCCAATGACCCATATGGGGAGCGAG GTCTGATTCTTCCCAATGGGGACATCAACTGGAACTGCCCCTGCCTGGGTGGGATGGCCAGTGGTCCCTGTGGGACTGAGTTTAAGGacgcattctcctgtttccacTATAGTAAAGAGGAGGTGAAAGGCTCTGACTGTCTGGAGCAGTTCAGGGCCATGCAGGAGTGTATGCAGCGTTACCCAGAGCTCTACCCACAAGAAGATGAGCGAGTGCCACAAGAACAGTCGTCTGAAACAGACCAGACCTCACAAGACTCTGCATCTGCAGAAACATCAGGTGCAAACTCAACATCCTCCATGGAGGAAGACTCTGATATCACACTaccaaacacagagagctcAGTCGAAAGCTAA